The following is a genomic window from Neoarius graeffei isolate fNeoGra1 chromosome 16, fNeoGra1.pri, whole genome shotgun sequence.
tcgcccgtagtcagctgggatagactccagcttgcctgcgaccctgtagaaggataaagcggctagagataatgagatgagattaatgatGTTTTTTCTCATGTTCAGCCAGGGATGGGGAGATCTCTGTTTGCTGATGATAGTAGCTTGTGGAAAAGGGGGAAAAATGTGAAGTACACCCTGAAGAAGGTTCAGGAAGCTTTAACCTTAGTAGAAGACTGGGGTAAGAGATGGGGTTTTAGATTCTCTATTGAAAAGACTAAAGTAATGTTTTTTACTAGAAAGAAGGTACCTGAAAATATGCAACTACAGCTGTATGGTAGACCATTGGAAAGGGTTAAGAGTTTCAAATTTCTTGGTGTTATTTTTGATGTAAGGCTTACCTGGAGAGATCATATTTCAAAAATAATAGACAAAAGTAAAAGAGTCATGAACTTAATGAGATGTCTTGCTGGAACAGAATGGGGAGCAGATGTAGCATCTTTGAAGCAGATTTATGTTTATTTAATTAGGTCAAGAATTGACTATGGGTGTTTAGTGTATGGTTCTGCAGCCAAATCCGTTTTAGCTGGATTAGATGTAGTTCAAGCTAAGGCGTTGAGAATATGCACGGGAGCTGTACGATCTTCTCCAGTGTGCTCGCTACAAGTGGAAACAGGTGAAATGCCACTTGGTTTAAGAAGAAGGCAGCTTCAAGCTAACTATTGGGTCAATTTGATGGGTCAGAGATGTGATCACCCTGTAAAATGTGTAATTGAACCATAATGGGAGAGGGAGGTGGCAAGACTCAAGTTTTGGGTGGTCTGGAGAAATCGTAGCACAGGAATTGAACATTCTTAATAAGAGCTTTTGTTCAGTAGTAATGTGGCCTTTAATTCCTGTATGGCAATTGGAGGGTCCAGAGATTGACTTGAAGTTGCTTGAAATTAAGATGGAAAATCCTGAGGtagacttggcatttgaatttcagtGTCATGCAAGAGAAAGATATAAGAACCATATATTAATTTTTACTGATGGGTCAAAAGAGCAAGAAACAGGAGCTACAGGGTCAGCCTTTTTTGTTCAGAGTTTTAATTTTCAAGCTTTTAAAAGAACCTCAGATTTTTTAAGTGTATTTACTGTGGAGCTCTATGCAATCCTAATGGCAATACAGTGGGTTGAACAGATACAGAATCAGAAAGTACTGATATGTAGTGACTCTGTGTCAGCTATTAGTTGCATTGGAAAAGGTTCGTCAAAAAGCAGACAGGATCTCATTTATGAGATTTTACTGATAATTAGTGAGGTGAAAAGAAGAGGGATAGAGGTGTCATTTATATGGGTCCCAGCTCATGTAGGTGTCACATCTAATGAAAAAGTGGATAAATTAGCCAAGAAAGCTTGTCAAAGAGAGACCATAGATGTAAATATAAAGTTATCAAAATCAGAGGGCAAAAGTATTGTGTGGCAAGAAACAATTTTAAAATGGCAACAGAGTTGGCAACAAGAAACAAAGGGTAGGCATCTATTCTCAATTTCTAGTAGAGTAACTGACTCAGGTGGTTGTTAAAGAGGGAGTAATCGAAAGGAGGAAGTTATTTTTGCAAGGTTGAGAATTGGGCATACATTTTTAAATAGCACTTTGTTTTTATTGGGAAAGCATCAGAATGGTCTGTGTTCTTGTCAGGAATCTGAGAcagttcatcatctcatctcattatctctagccgctttatccttctacagggtcgcaggcaagctggagcctatcccagctgactatgggcgaaaggcggggtacatcctggacaagtcgccaggtcatcacagggctgacacatagacacagacaaccattcacacctacggtcaatttagagtcaccagttaacctaacctgcatgtctttggactgtgggggaaaccggagcacccggaggaaacccacgcggacaacatgcaaactccgcacagaaaggccctcgccggccacggggctcgaacccaggaccttcttgctgtgaggcgacagcgctaaccactacaccaccgtgtcgccacaGTTCATCATGTCATACTCTTTTGCAGAAATTATGACAGTCAAAGACAGGAACTGCTCGCACAGATGCGTGGACTTGGTTTGGAAGAGGTGACGTTGAAAAGCATTTTAGAAATAGGATCAAGTGGAAAGGGAAGACGATTTTTCTTAGTTTTTATTGGACACTGGGCCTTAAGTAGGCATCAATcctgtagatggcagcaatgcaactacttggatgccggctgccgtaaaactccaaagaagaagaagaattcctcCACAAAATGGCAGAAGTCAGGGTGCTAATTCTTTAGGGTGTCGGTGTAGCACTGAATATACAGTCCCTCAGTTcaaaaacaaaatatttaaatatattaCATAAGAATATATTTATACATTTTAGCgtctaaaatattttttttctaaagTGTTTCGTCGTGGCTGTTTGTTTCTAGTCGAGCTCATTAAATCGGTGCACTTGTCAGTACGCTGCAGTAATATTTCGAATAGGAATTTACAGCATTCTTGAGAAACAACACTGTGGGTCGAGTCCTCTGGAGCTTAGAGCAGGAGCAAAATGCTGCTGTTTTGCCCAACATGTGGAAATGTGTTGGTCGTAGAAGAGGGTCAGAGATGTTACAGATTCGCCTGTAACACATGTCCTTACGTTCACAACATTACCAGGAAGGTAAGTTTACAGAACAGAACAGACACGTGTGTGAGAAACGCACATGTTGCTATGGTGACCCGAGTGAAGTATAAACTTGTAATCTGTTCAGGTCAACAACAGGAAGTATCCCAAACTGAAAGAAGTGGATGATGTTCTTGGGGGTTCAGCTGCCTGGGAGAACGTGGATTCAACTGCAGGTATTATTCAACACTCTAAAAACAGTAATAATATGGCCAAAATGTATGTGggtacctgaccatcacacccatctgtggttcttccccaaactgttaccacaaagtttAATCACACAGCTGTATAGGATGTCTCTGTTTGCTGTGGCAGTACAGTTTCCCTTCGCTAGAActtagaggcccaaacctgttccagcatgacaatgcccccgtgcacaaagcaagctccatgaaggcatggtgtgttaagaagaaacctttatttgtcacatgcacacttcaagcacagtgaaattcatcctctgcatttaacccagctgaagcagtgaacacacgcgtgcacacacccagagcagtgggcagccacactacagcgcccggggagcagtcaggggttcggtaccttgctcaagggcacttcagcccaaggccgccccatgttaacctaacctgcatgtctttggactgtgggggaaaccggagcacccggaggaaacccacgcagacacggggagaacatgcaaactccacacagaaaggcccccaccgtccactgggctcgaacccagaccttcttgctgtgaggcgacagtgctaaccactacaccaccgtgctgcccaaaaggGAACCTGTCAAGCCGTTTGCTTTTCTTTGCTTACCCGGCTTGGCAGGGGTGCTTGGTGGGGCGTGGCTTTGCTCGGTGTGAAAGAGCCCCTTGATGCTACCCCAACCAGGCACCAAGTGGTTAGgttaagcagaggtggacagtaacaaagtacactttgagtacctgtacttttacttgagtatttttttttttggaaacttatgactttaagaagagtggagcttattataacacaAAAGGGGACCAATTCCATATtagttttggaatgggatgttcaagaagcacatgtgggtgtgatggccaggtgtccacatGCTTTGACTGTATGGTGTCAAAGTTAGTTATTTTAGCTGTCTGCCACAGTATATTGGTGTTTAAATTAAGTAATGAACTTGCGCtcaaagtgcagactttcagctttaatttgaggGTATTTACATCCAACTCGAGTAAACGGTGTGGGAATTACAGCACTTTTGATGGACCTGACTGTACATTCCAAGTTCTTGCTGTAGTCTTTAGAACAGCAGCCTTCTGCTATATCAGCTTTGACAAGGTTCCAGAGAAGTAGCTGTGTATGCCTTTTTGTGTTTTAAGGTACATATATAATCGTTTTATTTTAAGCAataaaatatttctttttttctctttagAACCCTGTCCAAAGTGTGAGCACCCAAGGGCTTATTTCATGCAAATACAGACCAGATCTGCTGATGAACCGATGACTACATTCTACAAGTGCTGCAGCCCACAGTGTGGCCATCGGTGGAGAGACTAAGTGCTATCCCAATGCACCAACTCTGGTCCCGGAGTACCCTGTATTCTACACTTTAGAGCTGGAAAAACACTCATATGCAGGACCAGGGTTGGGAAACCTGCGCTGGCCAATGATACTTTACTCTATGAAGAACACCTGTGTGTCCACACCCAGCTCTTTCTCTGGAACCTTCTCTAGTTTAAACTAAAATGCCCTGAGAGGTTGTTGTTCTGAAGTTTGGGCAATAACCTGGAATGTATGTTCTTCAAGCTAGGACTTATAAACATATTGCCTAGCAGTAATCAAGCTTAATTGTCTTcagtttttgtttattttatttaagaTGCATTCAACTTTTCCTTTTCAGTTAAGATGATTAAAATTGACTCAACTCTAACTGCCTTAATTAAAACATTACAATAACATGACCACTCTCAGAAGAtatgattattttattattctcAGAATAATAATTGCACACAGTTTGTTCTTTACATGACACTTCCAGTTCAGAAGATGTATTATACCACAAACTACTTGTATTTGTTGGTCTAAATATCCTGGAACACAAGCTCTACATATATTCAGTCTTTCACAGCAAGAAGCCACTTTGCAAAGCATCATAGGCCTACGAGGTTCAAAAGAAAGTTGCATTAAAGGGAATCAGCTCAAATTCAGAGGAGCATGcatatagttgttttttttttatgtatactTGATTGTTTGCGTCATGTTCGTGCTGTTATCTAAATATACAGACAAATTGAATAAGGACAATAAAGCACAACAGGTCTTTAAAACAAAACTTCCTGTTACAATGTTTGATTTCTTGAGGCATGTTCAGTGCAAAATGAAGAATCACTTTTCGAGAGGGATTAAAGCTTCAAACCAGGTGCATGTCTGACATTTTTCAAAAATCTTGCATGAAAGGAAAATAACTCGTACAGAAAAAAGACATGATATTTGCAATTTGTCACACTGACTCGACTTCCTGCCACCTTCCCCATAACAAAATGTTGCACTCAAAAACAAACTGACGTCCcaaggatggaaaaaaaaaagaccttttaATAATTATGAACAAATAATCTGTTGAGTTCAGGGGTCAGATGAGACACACAGGACTGTCTGAGATTAGAGACGTTGCACAAAGCTAGAGCTTGATGATCACCTCCTTCTTGCAAGCATGCTCTTTCCTAATGATTGTATCAGAGTAAATTATTTAAAAGGATCAAAAAAAAGCCTAAGATTGACTATGTTCTCAGCTACACCATGTCTAAATAACCTTCTGAAATGAATGAAATGATTAAACTCCATAAGAAAGTGCACATCAAAACCCACTAACAGCACAGAAGCAATTCACCATAAAGATGAAGGAGCATGAGAATTATCTGCAACATTCACAGTTCAGTAAGACAGCAAATGCAACAATGGAGAAACCTTACAATATAGTGCAGAACCTGTCgaatatttaattatttattacaaAGGAGCACTGATGTGGATATTTCTATTATGTTTCCTGACagattaagaaattttcatctaaAATTGCACAGGTTGACAAGTGTGTACTATAACGGAGTATAATGAATCTCGTGAATGCAAACTACCCCTGATTACAAAAATGTTCTGACTGCAACATTATGAAAATATAAATGCATTCGTTTTCACATAGATGGAAAAGGAGCAGCGATATCCTACAACTAAAACTGTAGTCCTTGGCCATTGTTTTCACAAACACAGATAGAGACATGAAAAGTCTTTCACATTAGCTTGTTAGAATAATTATACATAAAGTAACAGAATTAAATAATTACAATATAAATAATATCGACCCTGAATGGACTTCAGTTATATCAGACCAATTGACTTCATTCTAGAAATGAGACTTTAACTGGCGCTCGGCTACAATCCTAACAGCACTTCCACAACACTATTAATAAATGTCCATTATGCATATAAAATGTACTGACTCATCatcccttctttttcttcttctacttACCTATTTTTAAAATTAATCTTCTAGTATCACTAACTCTAAGTCTTTTAAATAGTTATATACAGTCATTAGTGGATGAATAGGTAGTAAaaacaaatcaaacaaacaaaaacaaataaaactagCCAACAAGCTGGGGAATGAAGTGCAGAAAAGGATGCATGAGAGGGAGCCATAAGTGCATCCAGGGTGAGCGATGGGGGACGCTGTTAGCATATGCGCTTGTATGTGTAGATGTAGCCCTTGCAGTTGGGGCAAGTGTGCGTCACATCCTTCAGGTCATCAATCAGACATGGGATCAAGCAGCAGCCGAGATCACAACTGCAAAAGAAGGGGGGAGTCATTAATGGCCATCACATGATGGCAGCGATCAGCATACACCCTTCATCATGGAGGTTAGTGCAGTAATTTCAAGCAGCTTTTCAAGCAGCTCTACTACAGCTGGTCCCTCAGAGAAGGCGGCCTTAATCCTAACAGAGATTACACCTGCCTAAATATCTGCACATGACTCCACCAGTGCACCCCGTTTCCCTTTCAGGTGTCCAAGAAAGGAGAAAGATGGGTTATGCAAAGGGAAAAATATACACAGATCAGCCCTATCATTATGACTAGGGCTACAATGATTCACCACGGTGCGCCAAAAATCGAGTTCATACCTGCCGTACCAATTATCGATCCATGTAGCTGTATTTTCGGTTTGATTCGGTgacatttatttcatttcaattttTACTGATTTATAAAACATACTTTTACCACGTAACCATTACACTTACATTGTTAAATCGATGCGAGAAAGCAATCAGCCAGAATAGAGCACAGCTTTGCTTCTAAATAAAACGTGCAATTTGATTGGTTTGGGTCCTTGCTCTTGTCCAATCAGAGTAGCCGACACTTTACATGGCAATGCCGCTGTTGGGCACCAAAATGGCAGAAGCCAAgcttaaagtggcattccaccattggatgtattctttggcataaaatacaatatattttatgacaacatgactagacagagaaatcttttagcttcaaaatgatatatcaaacataattttttgacgacaagtatattaattttgcgaccaaagtcacctaccctt
Proteins encoded in this region:
- the polr3k gene encoding DNA-directed RNA polymerase III subunit RPC10, with protein sequence MLLFCPTCGNVLVVEEGQRCYRFACNTCPYVHNITRKVNNRKYPKLKEVDDVLGGSAAWENVDSTAEPCPKCEHPRAYFMQIQTRSADEPMTTFYKCCSPQCGHRWRD